The proteins below come from a single Vibrio cyclitrophicus genomic window:
- a CDS encoding LysR family transcriptional regulator, whose product MSIKLQQLKHFVLVVEEGGFRAASHRANRSQAALSTSIKELEKILGQPLFETGNKSTLTPFGEICLPKIIQFLNVYKALDNDLRAAAAGQQGRVRIASVPSVAAKLIPSVLGAFCEQYPNVEVSLIDDNAAGVEARLLSGEVDVALGNSSHLEEESIDFTPLLSDPIGVVCLKDNPIASQQEGIEWQTLLKQPFIRNGTCTLLDPTPARMLSEQALYSVENITSLFSVLELGIGVTTLPRLAFPTNETRLVWIPLIDPPLQRQIGIFRLSDRTISPQAQAFHDLCIQYLSYEA is encoded by the coding sequence ATGAGTATTAAGCTACAACAGTTAAAACATTTTGTTTTAGTGGTCGAAGAAGGCGGATTTCGAGCGGCATCTCACCGAGCAAATCGCTCGCAAGCGGCACTTTCTACATCGATAAAAGAGCTAGAAAAAATACTCGGTCAGCCACTGTTTGAAACAGGCAACAAATCAACCCTGACACCTTTCGGCGAAATATGCCTGCCAAAAATCATTCAATTCCTTAATGTTTACAAAGCATTAGACAACGACTTACGCGCAGCCGCGGCAGGACAACAAGGAAGAGTTAGAATAGCAAGCGTGCCATCAGTAGCGGCGAAATTAATACCTAGCGTTTTAGGGGCCTTTTGTGAGCAGTACCCTAATGTAGAAGTCAGCTTGATTGATGATAATGCGGCAGGTGTGGAAGCGAGATTATTGTCTGGAGAAGTGGACGTTGCCTTAGGAAATAGCTCCCATTTAGAAGAAGAGAGCATCGATTTCACGCCTTTACTTTCCGATCCTATCGGTGTGGTGTGCCTCAAAGACAACCCTATTGCCTCTCAACAGGAAGGAATCGAATGGCAAACGTTGTTAAAACAGCCCTTCATTCGTAACGGAACTTGTACCCTGCTCGACCCAACACCTGCGCGAATGCTCAGCGAACAAGCCCTGTATTCAGTAGAGAACATCACTTCCCTGTTTTCGGTGTTAGAGCTCGGAATAGGCGTGACCACGCTGCCTAGACTGGCTTTCCCGACCAATGAAACCCGCTTGGTGTGGATTCCATTGATTGACCCGCCTTTACAGCGTCAAATCGGTATTTTCAGATTGTCTGATCGTACGATCTCGCCACAAGCGCAAGCTTTTCATGACTTATGTATTCAATATCTAAGTTATGAGGCCTAA
- a CDS encoding F0F1 ATP synthase subunit epsilon: MAIGVTGNTFQLNIVSAEGTLFSGPAHALAISGADGELGIRPGHSPLLSKIKPGVSVFVTDLKAEEQVLYISGGMVEVQPDVVTVLADTALHGKDIDRARAEEAKYAALENINKGNVDINFAQAQLELAKAVAQLRASELTSSRTRH, encoded by the coding sequence ATGGCTATTGGAGTTACAGGCAATACATTTCAACTTAATATCGTAAGTGCGGAAGGTACACTGTTTTCAGGGCCGGCACATGCCCTAGCTATTTCTGGAGCAGACGGTGAACTGGGGATTCGCCCAGGCCACTCCCCTCTTCTGAGTAAGATAAAACCGGGCGTGTCTGTGTTCGTTACCGACCTTAAAGCCGAGGAGCAAGTACTGTACATCTCTGGTGGTATGGTCGAAGTGCAACCAGATGTGGTAACCGTGTTAGCCGATACGGCCTTGCATGGTAAAGACATTGACCGTGCTCGCGCGGAAGAAGCGAAATACGCAGCCCTAGAGAACATCAACAAAGGCAATGTCGACATCAACTTTGCACAAGCTCAACTGGAGCTGGCGAAAGCTGTCGCTCAGCTTCGTGCATCAGAATTGACATCTTCTCGCACTCGTCACTGA
- a CDS encoding ABC transporter permease, producing MFNNPLAEARWLRFKANKRGFISLWIFTILFGLSLFAEIIANDKPLLVSYDNQWFVPVINEYSETEFGGEFETEADYKDPYVIELIEDNGYIVWPIIPFSYDTINFDISGAVPSEPDSVNWLGTDDKGRDVLARIIYGFRISVLFGFILTIVSSVVGVVVGATQGYYGGWVDLFGQRFIEVWSGMPTLFLLIILSSFIEPNFWWLLGIMVLFSWMSLVGIVRAEFLRCRNFDYVRAAQAMGVDDKRIMLRHMLPNAMVASLTMMPFILSGSVTTLTSLDFLGFGLPAGSPSLGELLAQGKANLQAPWLGISAFVVLSLMLTLLVFVGEAVRDAFDPHQQK from the coding sequence ATGTTTAACAACCCTTTAGCTGAAGCTCGTTGGTTACGTTTTAAAGCAAACAAGCGTGGTTTTATCTCCCTTTGGATATTTACCATTTTGTTTGGATTGAGCCTGTTCGCAGAGATCATTGCCAACGATAAACCACTTTTGGTTTCTTATGATAATCAGTGGTTTGTACCCGTTATCAATGAATATTCTGAGACTGAATTTGGTGGTGAATTCGAAACGGAAGCCGATTATAAAGACCCATATGTTATCGAACTCATTGAAGACAATGGATACATCGTGTGGCCAATTATTCCGTTTAGTTACGACACGATAAACTTCGACATTTCAGGTGCGGTGCCATCGGAACCTGATTCGGTGAACTGGTTAGGAACCGATGATAAAGGGCGGGATGTATTAGCTCGTATTATTTATGGGTTCCGTATCTCTGTTCTGTTTGGTTTTATTCTGACGATTGTATCGAGCGTGGTCGGCGTAGTCGTCGGTGCGACGCAAGGTTACTACGGTGGTTGGGTCGACTTGTTCGGGCAGCGTTTTATTGAAGTCTGGTCTGGTATGCCGACTCTGTTCTTACTGATTATCCTTTCTAGCTTTATCGAGCCTAATTTCTGGTGGCTGTTGGGTATTATGGTGCTCTTCAGTTGGATGAGTTTGGTTGGGATTGTTCGAGCCGAGTTTTTACGCTGTCGAAACTTTGATTATGTGCGTGCTGCGCAAGCCATGGGCGTTGATGATAAACGTATTATGCTTCGTCATATGTTGCCCAACGCAATGGTGGCTTCGTTAACTATGATGCCGTTCATTCTTTCAGGTTCGGTTACCACGTTAACCTCATTAGATTTCTTGGGTTTTGGTTTGCCTGCGGGCTCGCCTTCGTTGGGTGAGTTGTTAGCGCAAGGTAAAGCTAACTTACAAGCGCCTTGGCTTGGCATTTCTGCCTTTGTCGTACTTTCTTTGATGCTTACATTACTTGTCTTCGTTGGTGAAGCAGTACGTGATGCCTTCGATCCACATCAACAGAAGTAA
- the atpD gene encoding F0F1 ATP synthase subunit beta: MSVGKIVKVIGAVVDVEFSGGNSPRVYDALKVTSEEASSLVLEVQQQLGGSIVRCIAMGTSDGLRRGLTVENTGSPITVPVGEETLGRIMNVLGQPIDECGEIGQKESYEIHREAPSYEEQANSTELLETGVKVIDLICPFAKGGKIGLFGGAGVGKTVNMMELINNIAKAHSGLSVFTGVGERTREGNDFYYEMKEAGVLDKVAMVYGQMNEPPGNRLRVALTGLTMAERFRDEGRDVLLFIDNIYRYTLAGTEVSALLGRMPSAVGYQPTLAEEMGVLQERITSTRQGSITSIQAVYVPADDLTDPSPATTFAHLDATVVLSRNIAALGLYPAIDPLDSTSRQLDPLVVGQEHYDIAQTVQTTLQRYKELKDIIAILGMDELSTEDKQIVSRARKIERFLTQPYHVAEVFTGQKGVFVPLSETLRGFKGLLGGEYDDIPEQAFLYCGSIDEVLNKAKSL; this comes from the coding sequence ATGAGTGTTGGAAAAATAGTTAAAGTTATCGGCGCGGTGGTAGACGTCGAGTTCAGCGGCGGCAACAGCCCACGCGTTTATGATGCATTGAAAGTGACGAGCGAAGAAGCAAGCTCGCTCGTATTAGAAGTTCAACAACAGCTGGGTGGCAGTATCGTTCGTTGTATTGCAATGGGTACGTCAGATGGCTTGCGCCGCGGCCTCACTGTTGAAAACACAGGCTCTCCGATCACGGTTCCTGTGGGCGAAGAAACCTTAGGCCGTATCATGAACGTGCTTGGTCAGCCTATTGATGAATGTGGTGAAATCGGCCAGAAAGAAAGCTACGAAATTCACCGTGAAGCGCCCTCTTATGAAGAGCAAGCTAACAGCACTGAGCTTCTAGAAACAGGCGTTAAGGTTATCGACCTTATTTGTCCGTTCGCGAAGGGCGGTAAAATTGGTCTGTTCGGTGGCGCTGGCGTAGGTAAAACCGTCAACATGATGGAGCTTATCAACAACATCGCTAAAGCCCACTCAGGTCTCTCTGTATTTACCGGTGTTGGTGAACGTACTCGTGAAGGTAATGACTTCTACTACGAGATGAAAGAAGCTGGCGTACTAGACAAAGTTGCCATGGTTTACGGCCAGATGAACGAGCCACCGGGAAACCGTCTACGTGTTGCACTGACAGGCCTGACTATGGCTGAGCGCTTCCGTGATGAAGGTCGTGACGTGCTCTTGTTCATTGATAACATCTACCGTTACACGCTTGCGGGCACAGAAGTATCAGCACTGCTAGGTCGTATGCCATCAGCAGTAGGTTACCAACCAACGCTGGCTGAAGAGATGGGTGTGCTTCAAGAACGTATCACATCAACCAGACAAGGTTCGATCACGTCTATTCAAGCGGTATACGTACCTGCGGATGACTTGACTGACCCATCGCCAGCAACAACCTTTGCTCACTTGGATGCGACCGTTGTACTGTCTCGTAACATCGCTGCATTGGGTCTATACCCTGCGATTGACCCGTTGGATTCGACCTCTCGTCAACTGGATCCTCTCGTGGTTGGTCAAGAACACTACGACATTGCACAAACGGTTCAAACCACGCTGCAACGTTATAAAGAGCTTAAAGACATCATCGCGATTCTTGGTATGGATGAACTTTCAACGGAAGATAAGCAGATCGTATCTCGCGCTCGTAAGATTGAACGTTTCTTAACTCAGCCTTACCACGTAGCAGAAGTATTTACTGGTCAGAAAGGTGTATTTGTACCGCTAAGTGAAACACTGAGAGGCTTTAAAGGCCTGCTAGGCGGCGAATACGACGATATTCCAGAACAAGCATTCTTGTACTGTGGTTCTATCGACGAAGTGCTTAACAAAGCAAAATCACTCTAA
- the ltrA gene encoding group II intron reverse transcriptase/maturase: protein MRQEEAEVKTKQFNISKWQVVNAYKLVKANAGAAGVDNETLADFDRNLKGNLYKIWNRLASGTYFPPPVLAVAIPKKAGGERILGIPTVSDRIAQMVVKLTFEPQVEPHFLPDSYGYRPKKSALDAIGVTRRRCWDYDWCLEFDIRALFDKIPHDLLMKAVDKHCTEKWVRLYIKRWLTAPMKMPDGELKARDMGTPQGGVISPVLANLFLHYVFDKWLHKHYRGIPWCRYADDGLVHCKSKEEAEHMLEVLRERFAECGLELHPEKTKIVYCKDGSRKGNHEHTSFDFLGYTFRRRLVKNTKRNSMFVSFTPAVSKVALKAMRRRIKTLKVRSRTDLNIAQISGWLNPMINGWIGYYGKYYRSSLYPVFRHINKALIRWARRKYKNLRRHKTRATLFLERIAKQNPWLFAHWRHGMRGSFA, encoded by the coding sequence ATGCGTCAGGAGGAGGCAGAGGTTAAGACAAAACAATTCAACATTTCAAAATGGCAAGTAGTCAACGCATACAAGTTGGTGAAAGCAAATGCAGGCGCGGCAGGGGTTGATAATGAAACACTGGCCGACTTTGACAGGAACTTAAAAGGAAATCTCTATAAAATTTGGAACCGATTGGCATCGGGAACCTACTTCCCTCCGCCAGTACTGGCTGTAGCCATTCCAAAGAAAGCCGGAGGCGAGAGGATACTTGGTATACCAACCGTCAGTGACCGCATCGCACAGATGGTGGTCAAACTGACGTTTGAACCCCAAGTAGAACCGCACTTCTTGCCAGATTCGTATGGATACAGACCAAAGAAATCGGCTCTAGATGCTATAGGTGTAACTCGAAGACGGTGTTGGGACTATGACTGGTGCCTTGAGTTCGATATTAGGGCATTGTTTGATAAAATACCGCACGACCTACTGATGAAAGCAGTCGATAAACACTGCACAGAAAAGTGGGTAAGGTTATATATCAAACGTTGGTTAACAGCACCGATGAAAATGCCAGATGGAGAGTTGAAAGCAAGGGATATGGGAACACCTCAAGGAGGGGTAATCAGTCCTGTTCTCGCCAATCTCTTTTTACATTATGTCTTCGATAAATGGTTACACAAGCATTACCGCGGTATACCTTGGTGTCGATATGCGGATGATGGGCTGGTTCATTGCAAAAGCAAAGAAGAAGCCGAACACATGCTAGAGGTACTGAGAGAGCGCTTTGCTGAGTGTGGTCTAGAGTTGCATCCAGAAAAGACCAAAATAGTTTACTGCAAGGACGGAAGCCGAAAAGGCAACCATGAACACACAAGCTTCGACTTTCTTGGATATACATTCAGGCGTCGATTAGTGAAGAACACCAAGCGAAACAGTATGTTTGTAAGCTTCACGCCAGCGGTGAGTAAGGTTGCTTTGAAAGCGATGAGGCGGAGAATTAAAACGCTGAAGGTACGAAGCCGAACAGATCTCAACATCGCACAGATATCAGGTTGGTTAAATCCAATGATAAATGGCTGGATTGGGTACTATGGTAAGTACTATCGGTCGTCGCTATACCCAGTGTTTAGACACATCAACAAAGCTCTGATTAGGTGGGCGAGACGCAAATACAAAAATCTTCGTCGCCATAAGACTCGAGCAACGCTGTTCTTGGAAAGGATAGCTAAGCAGAATCCGTGGTTGTTTGCCCATTGGAGGCATGGAATGAGAGGATCGTTTGCCTAA
- a CDS encoding F0F1 ATP synthase subunit delta, with amino-acid sequence MSDYTNIAHPYAKASFDFALGENKLQEWHSMLSILVTVAEEETIAKQISSAEGVHTQQSEELVNLIIHVCQGLVDDHVINLIKVLAENGRLAVIRDLFNLFSDLKDEHERVIPVTVTSSELLTQDQVTSLTAALEKKLERQVEMEQVIDDSLVGGIVIKAGETVIDGSLNTSINRLAHQLHAR; translated from the coding sequence ATGTCAGATTACACCAATATTGCTCATCCCTACGCTAAAGCATCGTTCGACTTTGCTTTAGGTGAAAACAAGTTACAAGAGTGGCACTCAATGCTGTCCATTCTTGTGACGGTAGCGGAAGAAGAAACGATCGCTAAGCAGATTTCATCAGCAGAAGGTGTTCACACACAGCAATCTGAAGAACTGGTCAATCTCATCATTCACGTATGCCAAGGACTCGTTGATGACCACGTCATTAATCTCATTAAAGTCTTGGCTGAGAATGGCCGTCTTGCAGTGATCAGAGACTTGTTTAACTTGTTCAGCGACCTAAAGGACGAACATGAACGTGTAATCCCTGTCACTGTCACCAGTTCAGAATTGCTTACACAAGATCAAGTGACATCACTCACAGCTGCACTTGAGAAGAAATTAGAGCGTCAGGTTGAAATGGAACAGGTTATTGATGACTCGCTGGTTGGCGGGATCGTAATCAAGGCGGGTGAAACCGTCATCGATGGTTCTTTGAACACATCAATTAACCGATTAGCTCATCAACTTCACGCGAGATAG
- the atpE gene encoding F0F1 ATP synthase subunit C produces the protein MDIVSAVLYVAGALLIGLGAAGAASGIGNLAGKYLEGVARQPDLTPMLRTQFFIMMGLVDAVPMIGVGIGLYIIFAVA, from the coding sequence ATGGATATCGTAAGCGCAGTTTTATATGTAGCAGGTGCATTACTGATCGGTTTAGGTGCAGCGGGTGCGGCATCTGGTATTGGTAACTTAGCAGGTAAATACCTTGAAGGTGTTGCTCGTCAACCGGATCTTACTCCAATGCTTCGTACTCAATTCTTCATCATGATGGGCCTTGTGGATGCTGTACCGATGATCGGTGTTGGTATCGGTCTATACATCATCTTTGCCGTGGCTTAA
- a CDS encoding RNA-binding S4 domain-containing protein has product MDQEHYEDAVYEGQELGEEGEEIEIEAIGIDVSSQPIELYKVFKIANLVSGGGEAKHIISEGYVAVNGELETRKRRKMYDGDFFEFNQEYYVVVCDQPVQEESDKPKKKDAPKKDSKAKKGQSKKSQAKKDQPSKDSKKKESKKSMSEMLSAKAEPKKEKKEKKKDNKAKKKADTPKPQRDDKSGRNSIEFF; this is encoded by the coding sequence ATGGACCAAGAACATTACGAAGACGCTGTCTACGAAGGCCAAGAGCTGGGCGAAGAAGGCGAAGAGATTGAAATTGAAGCAATTGGTATCGATGTTTCATCACAGCCAATCGAGCTCTACAAAGTGTTTAAAATAGCTAACCTAGTGAGTGGTGGCGGTGAAGCTAAACACATCATATCTGAAGGCTACGTAGCAGTAAATGGTGAGCTTGAAACTCGAAAACGCCGCAAAATGTACGATGGCGATTTCTTTGAATTCAATCAAGAATACTATGTAGTGGTGTGTGACCAGCCAGTACAGGAAGAATCAGACAAGCCGAAAAAGAAAGATGCGCCTAAAAAAGACAGCAAGGCGAAGAAAGGTCAGTCTAAAAAATCTCAGGCTAAAAAAGATCAGCCAAGCAAAGACTCAAAAAAGAAAGAGTCTAAGAAAAGCATGTCTGAAATGCTAAGTGCAAAGGCAGAACCTAAGAAAGAGAAAAAAGAAAAGAAGAAAGATAACAAAGCGAAAAAGAAAGCGGATACGCCTAAGCCACAACGTGACGACAAAAGCGGCCGTAACTCGATTGAATTCTTCTAA
- the yejF gene encoding microcin C ABC transporter ATP-binding protein YejF has translation MTSNTVPTSGSTMEAANASPVLTIDKLSVGFGRKNSIEQVTQDVSLEIYKGETLALVGESGSGKSVTANSILKLLPKGSSHYLNGKINFSGTDILSCSERQLRGIRGGRIGMIFQEPMVSLNPLHRVGKQLVETLSIHRGMRTNKAQALAIEWLSKVGIRYPEQKISAYPHELSGGERQRVMIAMALINEPELLIADEPTTALDVSVQAQILDLLKDLQQELGMAMLFITHDLSIVRQIADRVAVMKDGRLVESNDCHTLFNAPAHPYTQKLINSDPKGLPVPVSPESEPLLDVNQLRVWFPITGGLFKRTISHVKAVTDMEFTLKKGHSIGLVGESGSGKSTTGMAILKLVESEGSITYADEQIQGLNRQQMLPFRSRMQVVFQDPFSALNPRMSVAQVIGEGLLVHQQLDDTELDQRICDVMKEVDLDPETRHRYPNEFSGGQRQRIAIARALILKPEFILLDEPTSSLDRTVQAQVLDLLKSLQEKYGLTYLFISHDLNVVKSLCHYTIVMKAGEVIEKGDTETLFGNPQHEYTKQLVSLSNVGGL, from the coding sequence ATGACTTCAAATACAGTTCCTACTTCAGGGTCAACAATGGAGGCTGCTAATGCATCTCCAGTTCTGACCATAGATAAACTGTCTGTAGGTTTCGGGCGAAAAAACTCGATAGAACAAGTGACACAAGATGTCTCTTTAGAAATATACAAAGGTGAGACACTCGCGCTGGTGGGCGAGAGTGGTTCAGGTAAATCTGTTACAGCCAACTCGATTTTAAAACTGTTACCTAAAGGCTCATCGCACTACTTAAACGGTAAGATCAATTTCTCTGGCACCGATATTCTGAGTTGTTCTGAAAGACAATTGCGCGGGATTCGTGGTGGCCGCATTGGTATGATCTTTCAAGAACCTATGGTTTCGCTTAATCCGCTTCATAGAGTCGGTAAACAGCTGGTTGAAACTCTCTCTATTCACCGAGGAATGCGAACTAACAAAGCGCAAGCCTTGGCTATAGAGTGGCTTTCAAAGGTGGGTATTCGTTACCCCGAGCAAAAAATTTCAGCGTACCCACATGAGTTATCTGGTGGCGAACGTCAGCGTGTGATGATTGCGATGGCGCTGATTAATGAACCAGAGTTGCTTATCGCTGATGAGCCAACAACGGCATTAGATGTGTCGGTGCAAGCGCAAATTCTAGACCTTCTAAAAGACCTGCAACAAGAGCTTGGTATGGCGATGCTTTTTATCACTCATGACTTAAGTATTGTTCGTCAAATTGCCGACAGAGTCGCGGTAATGAAAGATGGTCGCTTAGTCGAAAGCAACGACTGTCATACTCTGTTTAATGCGCCAGCTCATCCTTACACCCAAAAGCTTATTAACTCTGATCCGAAAGGCTTGCCCGTTCCAGTTTCTCCGGAAAGTGAACCTCTGCTCGATGTTAATCAACTTCGTGTTTGGTTCCCGATTACGGGCGGTTTATTCAAGCGTACGATTTCACATGTTAAAGCTGTCACCGACATGGAATTCACCTTGAAAAAGGGGCACTCAATAGGCCTAGTAGGAGAGAGTGGCTCTGGCAAATCAACAACCGGTATGGCGATCCTCAAATTGGTTGAAAGTGAAGGCTCGATTACCTACGCTGACGAACAAATTCAAGGCTTAAACCGCCAGCAGATGCTACCGTTTCGAAGTCGTATGCAAGTCGTCTTTCAAGATCCGTTTTCTGCATTGAATCCTAGAATGTCGGTTGCGCAAGTGATTGGTGAAGGTCTATTGGTTCATCAACAACTGGATGACACTGAACTCGACCAACGTATCTGTGACGTAATGAAAGAGGTCGACTTAGACCCAGAAACTCGCCACCGTTACCCGAATGAGTTTTCTGGCGGGCAGAGGCAACGTATCGCCATTGCACGAGCTCTGATCCTTAAGCCAGAGTTTATCTTGCTAGATGAACCAACATCGTCATTAGACAGAACGGTACAAGCGCAAGTGTTAGATCTACTCAAGTCACTTCAAGAAAAGTACGGTCTGACCTATTTGTTTATCAGTCATGATTTGAATGTCGTGAAATCCTTGTGTCATTACACCATTGTAATGAAAGCTGGCGAGGTGATTGAGAAGGGTGACACTGAGACTTTGTTTGGTAATCCGCAACATGAATATACCAAGCAGCTTGTCAGCCTCTCCAATGTGGGTGGTTTGTAG
- a CDS encoding RidA family protein, whose product MNAQTKKHPVKTELFASKAPLEWAIVNNGTLYTAQIPIDETGAVVDGGIEAQTRQTFNNLVHTLECAGESMDSVLQVLIYVTDREYLKTVNSVYGEYFNAPYPNRAAVVVAGLAREEMLVEFVVYASASQPE is encoded by the coding sequence GTGAACGCACAAACTAAAAAACACCCAGTAAAAACCGAGCTTTTCGCTTCAAAAGCACCACTAGAGTGGGCAATCGTTAATAACGGCACTCTATACACAGCGCAGATTCCAATTGATGAAACTGGCGCAGTAGTAGACGGCGGTATCGAAGCGCAAACGCGTCAGACTTTTAACAACCTTGTTCATACGTTGGAGTGTGCAGGCGAATCTATGGATTCAGTGCTGCAAGTTCTGATTTACGTGACAGACCGTGAATATCTAAAAACGGTAAATAGCGTATACGGAGAATACTTCAATGCACCTTATCCAAACCGTGCTGCGGTTGTCGTAGCAGGGTTAGCAAGAGAAGAAATGTTGGTTGAATTCGTTGTTTATGCATCGGCGTCTCAACCTGAATAA
- a CDS encoding F0F1 ATP synthase subunit B — protein sequence MNLNASMFGQAISFVIFVWLCMKYVWPPLTAMLDERQKEIADGLRHSENAAKELELAKSNGAQLVEDAKRNVTELIEQGKKRRNEIISLAHEEAEQEKARILEQGRAELEGERQKLRRELQADMADAVIQSAQKLISKNLDSETNRALVDQMISEL from the coding sequence ATGAACTTAAATGCCAGCATGTTTGGACAAGCAATATCATTCGTGATTTTTGTTTGGCTGTGCATGAAATATGTATGGCCCCCTCTCACCGCGATGTTAGACGAGCGCCAAAAAGAGATCGCTGATGGTTTACGCCACTCAGAGAATGCTGCGAAAGAGCTAGAACTAGCGAAATCGAATGGCGCACAACTCGTCGAAGATGCAAAAAGAAACGTGACTGAACTGATTGAACAAGGCAAAAAACGCCGTAACGAAATCATCAGCTTAGCTCACGAAGAAGCCGAGCAAGAAAAGGCACGCATCTTAGAACAAGGTAGAGCTGAGCTAGAAGGCGAACGTCAAAAGTTACGCCGTGAACTTCAGGCGGATATGGCAGATGCTGTTATTCAAAGTGCACAGAAATTGATTAGCAAGAACCTAGATTCTGAAACGAACCGAGCGTTAGTTGATCAAATGATAAGCGAACTCTAA
- the atpA gene encoding F0F1 ATP synthase subunit alpha, with protein MQLNSNEISDLIKDRISKFNVSTEARNEGTIVSVRDGIITINGLADVMQGEMIELPGGKYALALNLDTHSVGAVVMGPYTDLSEGMKVKGTGRILEVPVGNGLLGRVVNTLGEPIDGKGPVSCDRLDPVEVIAPGVIERKSVDQPIQTGYKAVDTMVPIGRGQRELIIGDRQTGKTALAIDAIINQKDSGIKCVYVAIGQKASTIANVVRKLEDHDALKNTIVVVASASESAALQYLAPYAGCTMGEYFRDRGEDALIIYDDLSKQAVAYRQISLLLKRPPGREAFPGDVFYLHSRLLERAARVNAEYVEKFTNGEVKGKTGSLTALPIIETQAGDVSAFVPTNVISITDGQVFLQTQLFNSGLRPAVDPGISVSRVGGAAQCKIIKKLSGGIRTSLAQYRELAAFAQFSSDLDDMTRKQLDHGERVTELMKQKQYSPMSVAEQATVIYAAEKGYLADVELHKVARFEEELIAYAKGQNPELFDTINANGDYNDEIDSALAKLLGDFVALKAW; from the coding sequence ATGCAATTAAATTCAAATGAAATCAGCGACCTGATTAAAGATCGCATCTCGAAATTTAATGTGAGCACCGAAGCTCGCAACGAAGGCACTATCGTCTCGGTTCGTGACGGCATCATTACCATTAACGGCCTTGCGGATGTCATGCAGGGTGAGATGATCGAGCTTCCTGGTGGCAAATACGCTCTTGCTCTTAACCTTGACACGCACTCAGTCGGTGCTGTGGTTATGGGTCCCTACACTGACCTATCTGAAGGTATGAAAGTGAAAGGGACAGGTCGTATCTTGGAAGTACCCGTAGGTAATGGGCTTCTTGGCCGTGTAGTGAACACACTCGGTGAGCCAATCGATGGCAAAGGCCCAGTGAGTTGTGACCGACTCGACCCTGTAGAAGTAATTGCGCCCGGCGTAATCGAGCGTAAGTCCGTCGATCAGCCAATTCAAACCGGTTATAAAGCCGTTGATACCATGGTGCCTATCGGTCGTGGTCAACGTGAACTGATCATCGGTGACCGTCAGACGGGTAAAACAGCGTTAGCTATCGATGCGATCATCAATCAGAAAGATTCTGGCATCAAATGTGTGTATGTGGCTATTGGCCAGAAAGCATCCACTATCGCAAACGTTGTTCGTAAACTCGAAGACCACGATGCGCTTAAAAACACCATCGTTGTTGTAGCATCAGCATCAGAATCAGCCGCGCTTCAATACCTAGCACCTTATGCGGGTTGTACCATGGGCGAATACTTCCGTGACCGCGGTGAAGATGCACTGATCATCTATGATGACCTATCAAAACAAGCCGTCGCTTACCGTCAAATCTCATTGCTACTTAAACGCCCACCGGGTCGTGAAGCCTTCCCTGGCGATGTATTCTACCTCCACTCACGCCTACTAGAACGCGCAGCAAGAGTGAATGCAGAGTATGTAGAGAAGTTCACAAATGGTGAAGTGAAAGGCAAAACAGGTTCATTAACCGCGCTTCCTATCATTGAAACTCAAGCGGGTGACGTATCTGCATTTGTACCAACCAACGTAATCTCAATCACCGACGGTCAGGTTTTCCTACAAACCCAACTATTCAACTCAGGTCTACGTCCTGCTGTTGACCCAGGTATCTCGGTATCTCGTGTGGGTGGTGCAGCACAGTGCAAGATCATCAAGAAACTGTCTGGTGGTATTCGTACATCGTTAGCTCAATACCGTGAGTTAGCCGCATTTGCTCAGTTCTCTTCTGACCTAGACGACATGACGCGCAAGCAACTTGATCATGGTGAGCGTGTAACCGAACTGATGAAGCAAAAACAATACTCTCCAATGTCTGTCGCTGAGCAAGCAACGGTTATCTACGCTGCAGAAAAAGGCTATTTGGCTGACGTAGAGTTGCACAAAGTTGCGCGTTTTGAAGAAGAGTTAATTGCTTACGCAAAAGGTCAAAACCCAGAGTTGTTCGACACCATCAACGCCAACGGTGACTACAACGACGAGATCGACAGTGCACTTGCAAAACTTCTCGGTGACTTTGTAGCGTTGAAAGCTTGGTAA